The following is a genomic window from Rhododendron vialii isolate Sample 1 chromosome 9a, ASM3025357v1.
CTTTCCAGTAATAAGCTccaaaaggacaaccccaaagCTGTACACATCCCCTTTATAAGTTGCAACAGAAGCTTGGCCGTACTCTGGAGGGATGTACCCTAATGTCCCAACTAGATCGGTGGTGACATGGGTGTCGTATGGAAGTATTAGCCTCGCGAGTCCAAAATCAGCCAAATgagcttcaaaattttcatctagGAGTATGTTACTTGACTTTATATCGCGGTGAAGGATATGGGGCTCGCATGATTGGTGCAAGTAAGAAAGCCCTCTTGCAGCCCCTTGAGCAATATgaagccttgtgtcccaatccaATGAGGAAGGCCCGTCGGGTTTCTCATGTAACCAATAATCCAAGCTTCCATTCTCCATGAAAGAGTATATCAAAAGGCGGTCATTCTTGTAAGTACAATACCCTTGAAGAAGGACTAGATTTGTATGTTGAGCTCTAGAGAGAGCTTCCACTTCGGCTTGAAATTCTCTCTCCATCTGACCGTACTCACCGCAAAGCCGTTTGATCGCAACTTTCCTACTGTCGGGAAGTGTGGCTCTATACACCAAACCGAATCCCCCACAACCAATGATATTTTCTTGATCAAAATCATTAGTGGCTTTCAAAAGGTCATCGAGGCATAGCTctttgttgttgctgctgttgttgtcCTTGTTTCCAAAAAGAACAACTAATTTCGATCCAAGTTCTTCCAACTCCTTTTCGGTACCATCGACCTCTTCTTTTTCTGGATCAACCTCTTGTCGACTACTTGCACGCCAAAGGATCAAGAACATAACGGCAAGGAGAAATGTTGTCCCAAACCCAATCCCAACCGCCATTCCAATAACAACACCTTTTCTTCTCGTCGACTCAGTATGAGATACTTGAGGATCTTGATTGGTAATCACACAAGGGGAAGAAGAATGTTCACCACATAGACCAATGTTCCCCTCAAAGCTCGAGTTCGGAAAAGTAGGGAATTGGCCTCCGGCGGGGATCTCACCAAACAAATGGTTGTAAGCAACATTGAACTGCGACAGAAAGCTTAGGTTCACCAACGAAAGAGGAATAGTTCCCGACAGATTATTATGGGACAAATCCAAAGACTCAATGCTGGCCATACCTGACAAATTACTAGGAATGATTCCGGATAAACTGttgaatttcaaatccaaaacaTGCAACTTTTTCAGGTTTCCAAATTCAGGCCAGATTGGTCCGGTGAGATTGTTTTCGCTGAGGTCAAGTGTGGGTGGAAAGCTTCGAATTTGATTATATTGCAACCCGTTAGCAGCACTTTTGTTCCGTTTCACGAAAAAGGGAAAATCCAAACTTGGATCTTGCAATGGGACATTTCCTAATATGAAGCTTGGTAATCCAGTCAGATTCTTTGGAATCTCTCCAGTCAAGGAATTGTTCGACAAGTCTATGTAAAAAAGACTGTTGAAATTGCCTAACCAAGGAGGAATCTGTCCACCCAATCGATTCCACGACAAATCCAACAACTGCAATTTATTTAAACCCCTCAACCACTGGGGGATTACACCGGTGAGTCTGCAATTGGCAACAACAAGAGCCTTCAATTTTTTAAACCCCAGAATACCATCAGATGGCAACATTTCGTTCTGGAAATTCAAGGTGAGAACCAAGGTGGTCAAGTTTTGGCAATGCTGTAGGATTTCAAGCGCAGATGAAAGGTTATAAATGCTGGAATTCGAAAACGAAAGGGACGAAAGGCTGTGGAAATTCCTGAAGCTTTCTGGGACTTGGCCACTGAAATTGTTCCTAGCAAGGTTTATAGTTTTCAGTTGGGTGCAGGAGGGGAGATTAGCAGGAACAGAACCGTTGAAATCATTAGTAGCCAAATCAAGAGACACCAAACTAGTCATTGCCTTACAATTAAGATCAATTGAACCACTCAAAGAGTTATTCCTCAGCAGAAGAGAACTAATAGTCCTAGAATTCGACAAAGAAGGCGGTATTCTACCGCTAAACCTATTAGATTGAGCAGAAAAATCCTCTAACTTTACCAACAAAGCAAATACATCTGGAATTTCTCCAGAAAACCCATTTGCTGAAATATCCAAATGAGCAAGTTTAGAGAGGTTACCAACACCACTGCTGAGCGGTCCGGAAAGCCGGTTCTCCGAAATACTCAACCCGGTCAGTTCCGGCAGCCGGAAAAGATCCTCCGGCACACCTCCGGCGAAGAAATTCGAGCCGAGGCAGAGTCGCACCAATGAACTGCAATTCCCAAGCCCTGGTGGGATACTACCAGTGAGGTAATTGCAAGCAAAACGAATGGACTGGATTCTTGTTAAGTTGTTGCAAATACCAGAAGGGATCGTACCCTCCAAGGAATTatcatcaaaatccaaaactttGAGTGATGGGAGGTTTATGGTCATTGGGATTGGGCCGGATAAATCGTTGTTGCTCAAATCAAGAAGTTCAAGATTGGGCAATTGGAATAGTGAATGTGGGATTGAGCCTCGGAGAAAATTGGTGGAGAAATTGAGGGTCTTGAGCTGATTTAAACCACCCAAGGAATCAGAGATTTGGCCTGTTAGTCTCTGTCTTGGAAGTTCCAATTCGACAACCCGACCCGAATCATCGCATTTGATTCCTGCCCAGGTACAGCAGTTGGGGGAAGAGGAGTTGGTGGAATTGGTTACCCAGCCATTGATTCCTGATTCCAATCCAATCAAGAAACTTCGGAGGGCTTTGAGGTCGTTTGGATTGCATGTTAGGTTTTGGGAATTTGAGACTtgagattggagagagaaaacgaGAAGAAGGAAGGTGACCCAGAAGTCTAGAACACCCATCTTAGCAGAACAACATGCcctagtgagagagagagggtttccgGCAAAACCCTTTTGGGATTTGATCAGTTAGGATCTGGGTTTCAGACCGTTTATTGTTTGAGAATCAGAGCACAAACGAGGAAGATTACGAGAGAAGTGATTTCTTGTGAGAAAACAGAAATAAACCCATGAGATGAGGTTTGTTCAAAGCAGAAAGTGAAAGAAACAAAGATGAGAGAATCGGAAggtaaaggaaaagagagagagagagagagagagagagagtggcttTGACTCCAAAAAGTGGGCTTTGTTGGTCCAAATGAgattgcttctttttcttctcttccagttgttgagagagagagagagagagagagagagagaaggagaccGTTGGGAGATGAAATAGTTATGGGAACCGCCCTCTCTCTGTGTCCACTGTCTCCCGTTgagggaaggggaaggggataACCGGTCACCGGGAGGAGGGAAGAGCTAAAGTTAGATAATTGCACGCATGAGCTTTGCTACGACTACgagaggataaaaaaaaaaagctttgcTACgtacaaagttttttttttttgatccgcacgtACAAAGTATTTCGAACACAGTTTTTAAAAACGCCATCCAATAATGTAAGGTCATACATTTTTTAGATCGAAgtcgttcattttttagatctagatatgtacatttttcttgtaaaaaattcatattgatcGGATATTGATAGATGCTTAACTGAAACCAATTGAATAACACGAAGAATTTTAAtggtctattttttttcaagggaGATGTAAAATTTTAAGATTGCTACCAATGTCCGATCAACctgattttttgtgtgaataatGTTTATGCCAAGacatacaaaatgaacaattacGATCGTCACAATGTGTAGTGGAGCTCACCTTATTTAATGGTGTGTTGGAGAGGTGTGTTTTAGAACCGTGTAAGTACAATGTAGGCGGGAGTATCAATGTGAAAATGTTTTTGATAAATATTTTAAACTAGTAAAATTCACAACGGTGAGAATTGAGAGCACTAATGTAAAACGAGGATTGTGAGTGAAAACGATATGTTAGTATTAAAATGCTATGTCAAGTGGATAAATTGACATTTTTGCCAATTTCAATCAAGATATCAATTGTCCAGTATTACTTGACTTCTCATCtctcatgtcaaatttgacataaaaGAACTCTTTGGCCCAACTTTTAAGGGGCTTTGTGCCATTGACTTTTTTCTCTTAATCTTCATAATATTCGAGGTAAATTTTTGCATCATATTTTTTGTCTCAACAAGAAGAATTGAAAgtataaaaaaacatatatcaaagtttaaaaaaaatcatatgagTCGAAAAGACCCAAAGATTGACTTTGTGGGTCTTTTTCGTCGTCAtataagaatttttttcaatttcaatcttGTTTTTATACTTCTCCAATTTCTCACATCGAcacaaaaatataatataaaaaTTTCACACGAGTTTATTAAAgattgagagaaaacaaaaaaaaacaaaaaaaaaaaaaagaacgttCCAAAAACCCCTAAGATGTCAAATCTCTTCTTTGATAATTTTCGTCCTCAAAAATTTAGTAGAATAAAtataacaactccgatttttagtaataAAAATCTCGTTTAAATAATTGATatttctttattaatttttggatttgccttataaatttcttttaaactttaataatctgtcataattagattttagacTTATAAAATTGTATCTTTTCgcaccggacaatctagtcctttcctaaagacaagtatgcttataaaagcacttgtacaTTTTTCTAGTGagtaaattaaatttttaaattaaattttttggctagaaatcctacatgacAAGTAGAATTAGCATTCAACCAATTGGTTAGAGAAATCTAGTTACCAATCAACTTAGTTATCTTTCCCTAACATTTAAGAACTATTGGACAAAAGGAAGCCATCATTATGCTTCCAAAAGTAGTAATCATTATGCatgtcatgcatgcaaacctaaggttatagccttaaacctaattacCTCCCCAAGGTTACTTTCTTATATTTCCTAagtacttatatatacatatataattatatataccTCATAGGCTATTTTaagcatgcatatatatatgtctatatatacatatatacactttctaggaaaaaaattatccaatggacaatgtTTTTGTCATTGGAAACCACCTTTAACCATTACCTCTTCCATAGACCTAATAGGACCACTTAGTACTTAAATATGCATATATTATGGCGCGcgcgcacgcacacacacacacacacacacacacacatatatatatatatatctatacaCACAtggtactagagagagagagagagagagagcaagagccgaaaggagagggagagagagaggccgagagtgagagagagagagagagagagtgaggcaTGTGCATGTGTTTGGTACACTCCCACAAGCTACCTCTTAGCCAACTTCACACTCAAGCCTAATGACTATTTGACAACCCATTCCTAGACCATTTCAAGCACACAATCTAGCCCTTAATCATCCTAGTGTTACTTACAAACTAGACCTAAGATTGACTAAACATGAAAAGACTACTCTTTAGCCTAGCTATCATTTTCCTCTTACTTGCAAGACTTACCAActtaggttataattacctaggatttGCCTTTAAGCCTTGGAAAATCTCCATGATTACTTAGCCTTACACCTAGGATGGATTGACAAGGCTTGGACATGTTTGAAGGTAAGATTTGACAACACAATggacaaaaaaaggagagaggggagtggggggggggggagggaagAGGGGAGAGAAGGAGCcaagtttttgctataaatagaaCCCCCCCCCCTCAtgccatttaactcacaccttcaagccttcaacttctctctctagaaattctagtgttcttactttgttcttacCTTGTTCTTCATTATTCTTGAGTTCTTTCTAAGTTCTTTAAGAAACccatccaagaccgccaccaaaccaccacccgacttccctttcgatccaaaaaaattagtagttagtcaagaactagttttgagagaaaccttttctctttcgaagctaccgaagCTTACCGTAGAAAGTCACTCCGTTCGATAGCCAACTTACTTTCCATAGCCGcccaaccgccaagaagaacggtagaatagccttactcactatctctaaatataaaagaaaatttgtatATTACTTATATTATTTGAAATGCATGGAAGAAAAAATTGCTAGCAAACTTGTGTTACTAAAACCCCGAAGAGAATATAAGCATGTTGAATAACTCGACTTTTACTCCaaataaatatatgttattttgaaactttccaaaaaggaagaaagaacggattttgaaagataagaaTGTATCGCTTGattgaaagtattcgtattttaatctttagatggttatgagcatgtatacatatTTACTAAGATTTcttgtttgatgtgtgataaagcataagtggtttccacttcaaaggcgtccgtacatgtggcgttatgctttaagttgtgaatTGAGCATGCTTAAGtgatatagagttggatgatcttactagtttagtttcaagattacaatgaatgatttatgtttacttgtgtgaaaagtcctaccgcagagtcaatgcatgagaacgagacacaaaaattgagaaagctagaaacatgacacctagggtgtgattaacaaaaagacgtgttttgaaaaaggaaatgtTTCGAAACCACAATGTAGCCGGAcatagtagcccattgtgagtTGTGTGTaagtatgccaatgggaacctaggacggcggaaccattgtgaggatactcgggagaccggaacggcggaaccgaggttgagtgtatagcttggttatccgcgaagaggagccaatgcaaagttttgtgtgccaatgggaacccgggacggcggaaccattgtgaggatactcgggagaccggaacggcggaaccgaggttgggtgtgttaaaaacgattttgaaaatgttgatttggtaaatgaaaagtaaaaccaggacacggtctacgaaatgtcgAGTTGGAGAAACTCAGATATCACCGACACCAATGTTAgatgaatagtgaatgtggatgtgtcattgtcgATTTTGGGTATGGCATGTATACGTGTTAACTAGAAATCGCTGATTTTACATGAGTTAGTATACTATTTCTATGTCCTATTGTTGTAAGTTATGGACTAGCAAGTGtgagattattctattgagctcctgaAGTTTATGGTGTTACTTTGGGTGACCCTTACATATTATATTGGCGGCGACGCTAGTAcaatgtgtcagaccttatagataaatagggtgaactctacaccttagaagttttcggagccgaggagctggttagaatggaggagcaggcggagcagtagagagaagccctagtttccctcccatgtttaataaaagtactcttgtgaagagttatgatgtaataatgagtcaaACTCTATTtaggttttcaataaaaatgtctatttaacgtttctAAAATTATGGGCGTtacaataaaaatataaaacaagaaTAGagttaaataatattaaataaaagatTTAGGCTtattggtttttcttttgaatgaaaatttggcTTATTGGTTGGGACTTGGGTGTACATTTTTTGAGAGATTAAATTTTAACAAATTGTATTGGGGAAGTGATTTTCtcactaccttttttttttataaatgcactcccttttttttatctttattcacaTGAAATTACAACATT
Proteins encoded in this region:
- the LOC131300762 gene encoding phytosulfokine receptor 1, whose protein sequence is MGVLDFWVTFLLLVFSLQSQVSNSQNLTCNPNDLKALRSFLIGLESGINGWVTNSTNSSSPNCCTWAGIKCDDSGRVVELELPRQRLTGQISDSLGGLNQLKTLNFSTNFLRGSIPHSLFQLPNLELLDLSNNDLSGPIPMTINLPSLKVLDFDDNSLEGTIPSGICNNLTRIQSIRFACNYLTGSIPPGLGNCSSLVRLCLGSNFFAGGVPEDLFRLPELTGLSISENRLSGPLSSGVGNLSKLAHLDISANGFSGEIPDVFALLVKLEDFSAQSNRFSGRIPPSLSNSRTISSLLLRNNSLSGSIDLNCKAMTSLVSLDLATNDFNGSVPANLPSCTQLKTINLARNNFSGQVPESFRNFHSLSSLSFSNSSIYNLSSALEILQHCQNLTTLVLTLNFQNEMLPSDGILGFKKLKALVVANCRLTGVIPQWLRGLNKLQLLDLSWNRLGGQIPPWLGNFNSLFYIDLSNNSLTGEIPKNLTGLPSFILGNVPLQDPSLDFPFFVKRNKSAANGLQYNQIRSFPPTLDLSENNLTGPIWPEFGNLKKLHVLDLKFNSLSGIIPSNLSGMASIESLDLSHNNLSGTIPLSLVNLSFLSQFNVAYNHLFGEIPAGGQFPTFPNSSFEGNIGLCGEHSSSPCVITNQDPQVSHTESTRRKGVVIGMAVGIGFGTTFLLAVMFLILWRASSRQEVDPEKEEVDGTEKELEELGSKLVVLFGNKDNNSSNNKELCLDDLLKATNDFDQENIIGCGGFGLVYRATLPDSRKVAIKRLCGEYGQMEREFQAEVEALSRAQHTNLVLLQGYCTYKNDRLLIYSFMENGSLDYWLHEKPDGPSSLDWDTRLHIAQGAARGLSYLHQSCEPHILHRDIKSSNILLDENFEAHLADFGLARLILPYDTHVTTDLVGTLGYIPPEYGQASVATYKGDVYSFGVVLLELITGKRPMDICKPKGTRDLISWVLQMRREKRESEVFDPFIYDKQHSKELMRVLEIACRCLCDCPKLRPSTQQLVSWLDNVDLDV